One window of the Ammospiza caudacuta isolate bAmmCau1 chromosome 9, bAmmCau1.pri, whole genome shotgun sequence genome contains the following:
- the STK32C gene encoding serine/threonine-protein kinase 32C, whose product MGASASSSKRPVFDEREDVNFDHFQILRAIGKGSFGKVCIVQKRDTEKMYAMKYMNKQQCIERDEVRNVFRELEILQEIEHVFLVNLWYSFQDEEDMFMVVDLLLGGDLRYHLQQNVQFTEETVKLYICEMALALDYLRSQHIIHRDVKPDNILLDEQGHAHLTDFNIATIIRDGERATALAGTKPYMAPEIFHSFLSGGTGYSFEVDWWSLGIMAYELLRGWRPYDIHSNNPVESLVQLFSTVSVQYSSAWSKEMVALLRKLLTVNPEHRFSCLAHIQASAQLSGVVWSDVSEKRVEPAFVPNKGRLHCDPTFELEEMILESRPLHKKKKRLAKNKSRDNSKDSSQSENDYLQECLEAIQQDFVIFNREKLKRSQEQPSESVSASETTEEAEAEPLHMCSSVCSSGSS is encoded by the exons gtgtgcatCGTGCAGAAGAGGGACACAGAGAAGATGTACGCCATGAAGTACATGAACAAGCAGCAGTGCATTGAGAGAGATGAGGTGCGCAACGTGTTCCGAGAGCTGGAGATCCTGCAGGAGATCGAGCACGTGTTCCTGGTCAATCTCTG gtaTTCCTTCCAGGATGAGGAGGACATGTTCATGGTGGTGGACCTGCTCCTGGGAGGTGACCTGCGCTACCACCTGCAGCAGAACGTGCAGTTCACTGAGGAGACAGTCAAACTGTACATCTGTGAGATGGCGCTGGCCCTGGACTACCTGCGGAGCCAGCACATCATCCACAG AGATGTGAAACCAGACAACATCCTCCTCGATGAACAAG GTCATGCCCATTTAACAGATTTTAATATTGCAACCATCATTAGGGACGGGGAAAGAGCGACAGCATTGGCTGGGACAAAGCCATACATGG CCCCAGAGATTTTCCACTCCTTCCTGAGCGGCGGGACGGGCTATTCCTTCGAGGTGGACTGGTGGTCGCTGGGCATCATGGCCTACGAGCTGCTGCGGGGCTGG AGGCCGTACGACATCCACTCCAACAACCCCGTGGAGTCTCTGGTGCAGCTCTTCAGCACCGTCAGCGTGCAGTACTCCTCAGCCTGGTCCAAGGAAATGGTCGCGCTGCTGCGCAAG ctgctgacGGTGAATCCTGAGCATCGCTTCTCCTGCCTGGCGCACATCCAGGCCTCGGCCCAGCTCTCGGGCGTGGTGTGGAGCGACGTGAGCGAGAAGCGCGTGGAGCCGGCCTTCGTCCCCAAC aAGGGCCGCCTGCACTGCGACCCCACCTTCGAGCTGGAGGAGATGATCCTGGAGTCACGGCCCCTgcacaagaagaagaagaggctCGCCAAGAACAAGTCAAGGGATAACAGCAAAGACAGCTCGCAGTCT GAAAATGACTATCTCCAGGAATGCCTTGAAGCTATCCAGCAGGACTTTGTCATCTTCAACAGAGAGAA GCTAAAgaggagccaggagcagcccagcgAGTCCGTGTCTGCCTCTGAGACCACCGAGGAGGCCGAGGCCGAGCCCCTGCACATGTGCAGCTCCGTGTGCTCCTCGGGCAGCAGCTAG